In one window of Macrotis lagotis isolate mMagLag1 chromosome 5, bilby.v1.9.chrom.fasta, whole genome shotgun sequence DNA:
- the LOC141489047 gene encoding intestinal-type alkaline phosphatase 1-like: protein MQGSFALLLVGLCFHIADGIIPEEEENPDFWKQQAKTAIETARKLQPIQTPAKNLILFLGDGMGVPTITATRILKGQLSGHLGPETPLAMDQFPYVALSKTYNVDRQVPDSAGTATAYLCGVKGNYKTIGLSAAARVDQCNTTQGNEVISVLQRAKEAGMSVGVVTTTRVQHASPSGTYAHVVNRNWYSDANMPLEALKSGCKDIASQLIANVDIDVILGGGRKYMFPKGTPDPEYPTLTSQAGIRLDNRNLVDEWKRTRPGAKYVWNREDLLRASEDPTVTHIMGLFEPGDTKYEIERNISTDPSLMEMTEVAIKILSQNSKGYYLFVEGGRIDHGHHDSNAHWALTEAVMFDSTINKTIQLTNENDTLITVTADHSHVFSFGGYTHRGSSIFGLAPVKAVDGKAYTSILYGNGPGYAHVNGSRPDVNESISEAVAYLQQAAVPLDSETHGGEDVAIFARGPQAHLFHGVQEQTYVAHVMAFARCLDPYENCGLPQPSGSPYASGSFLLVILAWIFQLLAV, encoded by the exons ATGCAGGGAAGTTTTGCTTTGCTCCTGGTGGGACTCTGTTTCCACATTGCAGATGGCATCATTCCAG AAGAAGAAGAGAACCCTGATTTCTGGAAGCAGCAGGCAAAAACTGCCATCGAGACAGCCCGGAAGCTTCAGCCCATCCAAACCCCGGCCAAGAATCTTATCCTCTTCCTGGGGGATG GAATGGGAGTGCCCACTATAACGGCCACCCGCATACTCAAAGGACAGCTGAGTGGACACCTGGGACCCGAAACCCCGCTGGCTATGGACCAGTTCCCTTATGTGGCTCTGTCCAAG ACATACAACGTAGACAGGCAGGTCCCCGACAGTGCGGGCACAGCCACTGCCTACCTGTGTGGTGTGAAGGGCAACTACAAAACCATCGGCCTCAGTGCAGCTGCCCGCGTAGACCAGTGCAACACCACCCAGGGCAATGAGGTCATCTCGGTGCTGCAGCGAGCCAAGGAAGCCG GGATGTCAGTGGGAGTGGTGACTACCACCCGGGTACAACATGCCTCACCTTCGGGCACGTATGCCCATGTGGTAAATCGGAACTGGTACTCAGATGCCAACATGCCTCTTGAGGCCCTGAAGAGTGGCTGCAAGGATATTGCTTCCCAACTGATTGCCAATGTGGACATTGAT GTGATCCTGGGAGGGGGCCGCAAGTATATGTTTCCAAAAGGAACTCCTGATCCTGAGTACCCAACCCTCACCAGTCAGGCTGGAATTAGGTTGGATAATCGGAATCTCGTGGACGAATGGAAGCGCACCAGACCG GGTGCCAAATATGTGTGGAACCGTGAAGACCTACTGAGAGCATCAGAAGACCCCACAGTGACGCATATCATGG GTCTCTTTGAACCTGGGGACACCAAATATGAGATAGAACGCAATATTTCTACTGACCCTTCCTTGATGGAGATGACCGAGGTCGCTATCAAAATACTCAGCCAGAATTCCAAAGGCTACTACCTCTTTGTGGAAG GAGGCCGAATTGATCACGGACACCATGATAGCAACGCGCACTGGGCCTTGACGGAGGCGGTCATGTTTGATTCAACTATTAATAAGACCATTCAGCTGACTAATGAAAATGACACTTTGATTACGGTCACTGCAGACCACTCTCATGTCTTCTCCTTCGGTGGCTACACCCACAGAGGCAGCTCCATCTTTG GACTGGCTCCTGTAAAGGCAGTTGATGGAAAAGCATATACTTCTATCTTATATGGCAATGGACCTGGCTATGCTCATGTCAATGGCAGTAGACCAGATGTCAACGAAAGTATCAGTG AGGCAGTGGCCTACCTTCAGCAGGCAGCTGTGCCCCTGGACTCAGAGACTCATGGTGGGGAGGATGTGGCCATCTTTGCAAGAGGTCCTCAAGCCCACCTATTCCATGGCGTGCAGGAACAGACTTATGTGGCTCATGTGATGGCTTTTGCTAGGTGCCTGGACCCCTATGAGAACTGTGGGCTTCCACAGCCTAGTGGCAGCCCCTATGCATCAGGATCCTTCCTGCTGGTGATCCTGGCCTGGATTTTCCAGCTCTTAGCAGTTTAA